From the Myripristis murdjan chromosome 14, fMyrMur1.1, whole genome shotgun sequence genome, one window contains:
- the rnf14 gene encoding E3 ubiquitin-protein ligase RNF14, with amino-acid sequence MSEDKEAQEDELLALASIYDEEEFHRAETAQGGEIQLCLELPPDFKVVVKGEKQSEYNVCFLPPLVLNFELPADYPSTSSPVFTVSSKWLTRAQMSSLCRRLDDLWEENQGSVVLFTWVQFLKEEALDFLNIQSPLEIIRVGSKAGVERRKAEGATPAVKQSETENHEKKRQARKGQSEPQSSLSSSCQLDPRAVLLVDPRTDILPQLLDFDEAQRQKVFDSKVFCCGICFTEKLGSSCFCFNKCQHVYCNACMTEYFQIQIRDGNVQCLNCPEPKCTSLATPLQVKQLVDEELFARYDRLLLQSSLDLMADVVYCPRQSCATAVMVEPDTTMGICPACQYAFCTLCKLAYHGLSHCKITSDELRGLRDEYLSATSEGKKFMEQRFGKRVIQKAVEESFSRDWLNENCKCCPRCGTNIQKVDGCNKMTCTSCKQYFCWLCLGQLSKVNPYSHFNNPNSPCYNQLFHGVDVDEEDAFWSDEED; translated from the exons ATGTCTGAGGACAAGGAAGCCCAGGAGGATGAGCTGCTTGCTTTAGCAAGTATCTATGATGAGGAGGAGTTTCACAGGGCCGAGACGGCGCAGGGAGGAGAGATCCAGCTCTGCCTGGAGCTGCCTCCTGATTTCAAAGTTGTTGTCAAAg GAGAGAAGCAAAGTGAGTACAATGTATGCTTCCTGCCTCCTTTGGTGCTCAACTTTGAGCTTCCTGCAGATTATCCATCCACCTCCTCACCGGTTTTCACAGTTAGCTCCAAATGGCTGACCAGAGCTCAG ATGAGCTCACTGTGCCGACGTTTGGACGACCTGTGGGAGGAGAACCAGGGCAGTGTGGTGCTTTTCACTTGGGTTCAGTTCCTGAAGGAGGAGGCTCTGGACTTTCTGAACATCCAGTCTCCTCTGGAGATCATCAGGGTGGGGAGCAAAGCAGGTGTTGAGCGCAGGAAGGCCGAGGGTGCCACCCCAG CTGTGAAACAGTCTGAGACTGAAAATCatgagaagaaaaggcaagCGAGGAAAGGACAGTCTGAGCCACAGTCGTCTTTGTCATCCTCATGTCAACTGGACCCGCGTGCTGTGCTGTTGGTGGACCCGCGCACCGACATCCTACCTCAGCTTCTGGACTTTGATGAAGCACAGCGCCAGAAAGTGTTTGACAGCAAGGTGTTCTGCTGTGGGATCTGTTTCACGGAGAAGCTGGGCTCGAGCTGTTTCTGCTTTAACAAGTGCCAGCACGTCTACTGCAACGCCTGCATGACCGAATACTTCCAGATCCAGATTCGGGATGGGAACGTTCAGTGCCTTAATTGTCCAGAGCCCAAATGTACCTCTTTAGCGACACCGTTACAG GTGAAGCAGCTGGTGGATGAGGAGCTGTTTGCCCGTTATGACCGTCTGCTGCTCCAGTCCAGTCTGGACCTCATGGCTGACGTGGTGTACTGCCCCCGCCAGTCCTGTGCCACTGCTGTGATGGTCGAGCCAGACACCACCATGGGCATTTGCCCAGCTTGCCAGTATGCCTTCTGCACCCTCTGCAAGCTGGCCTATCATGGTCTGTCCCACTGCAAAATCACCTCAG ACGAGCTGCGTGGCCTCAGAGATGAGTACCTGTCAGCCACATCTGAGGGCAAAAAGTTCATGGAGCAGCGCTTTGGGAAGAGGGTGATCCAGAAAGCAGTGGAAGAGTCCTTTAGCAGAGACTGGCTCAATGAGAATTGCAAATGCTGTCCGCGCTGTGGAACCAATATACAG AAAGTGGACGGCTGTAACAAGATGACCTGCACCTCCTGTAAGCAATACTTCTGTTGGCTGTGCCTGGGCCAGCTCAGCAAAGTCAACCCTTACAGTCATTTCAACAACCCAAACTCGCCCTGTTATAACCA ACTCTTCCACGGCGTGGATGTTGATGAAGAAGATGCCTTCTGGAGTGATGAAGAAGACTGA